In Curtobacterium sp. MCPF17_002, one genomic interval encodes:
- the yidD gene encoding membrane protein insertion efficiency factor YidD: MNRSMWTGRALTRLAWGIALLPRNACVVVLRAYRAVISPLYGNVCRYHPSCSRYALEAIQQYGVVRGSSMGAWRIARCNPWAAGGIDDVRERRRPYDVNRFGFVLAPTQQQPQTAVGTSLPVLLPQRTRKA; the protein is encoded by the coding sequence ATGAACCGCAGCATGTGGACCGGGCGGGCGTTGACTCGACTCGCCTGGGGCATCGCGTTGCTCCCGCGCAACGCGTGTGTCGTCGTGCTGCGTGCGTACCGCGCAGTCATCTCCCCGCTCTACGGGAACGTCTGCCGGTACCACCCCTCGTGTTCGCGGTACGCGCTCGAGGCGATCCAGCAGTACGGCGTCGTCCGTGGATCGTCGATGGGCGCATGGCGCATCGCACGATGCAACCCCTGGGCAGCCGGGGGAATCGACGACGTCCGTGAACGGCGCCGTCCCTACGACGTCAACCGGTTCGGGTTCGTGCTCGCGCCGACCCAGCAGCAGCCGCAGACCGCGGTCGGGACATCCCTCCCGGTCCTGCTCCCCCAGCGCACTCGAAAGGCGTGA
- the rnpA gene encoding ribonuclease P protein component — protein MLARANRIVRGDDYRSVVRRGRRSVTAHAVVSVVRRPTDDGVVDARPTRFGFIVAKTVGNAVTRNLIRRRLKAIAHGLLVDVPVGYDVVVRALPAAAQAGWPTLLEDVSRSCARGVEKAA, from the coding sequence GTGTTGGCCCGCGCCAACCGCATCGTCCGAGGTGACGACTACCGGTCCGTCGTGCGTCGTGGTCGCAGGAGCGTCACGGCGCACGCCGTCGTATCGGTGGTCCGTCGCCCCACGGACGATGGCGTGGTCGATGCCCGGCCGACGCGTTTCGGCTTCATCGTCGCCAAGACGGTGGGCAACGCCGTGACCCGCAACCTGATCAGGCGTCGCCTGAAGGCGATCGCGCACGGACTGCTCGTGGACGTCCCCGTCGGGTACGACGTGGTGGTCCGCGCACTGCCAGCCGCTGCGCAGGCCGGATGGCCTACCCTGCTCGAAGACGTCTCGCGCTCCTGTGCGCGTGGTGTGGAGAAGGCAGCATGA